In Mobula hypostoma chromosome 12, sMobHyp1.1, whole genome shotgun sequence, one DNA window encodes the following:
- the LOC134355174 gene encoding GTP-binding protein Di-Ras2-like has translation MPEQSNDYRVVVFGAAGVGKSSLVLRFVRGTFRETYIPTVEDTYRQVISCDKNICTLQITDTTGSHQFPAMQRLSISKGHAFILVYSVTSRQSVEELQPIYEQICEIKGNIQNIPIMLVGNKRDETQREVEATEGEALASKWMCSFMETSAKLNHNVQELFQELLNLEKRRAVSLQVDGKKSKQQKKRDKLKRKCSLM, from the coding sequence ATGCCGGAGCAAAGCAATGATTATAGGGTGGTTGTATTTGGAGCAGCAGGAGTTGGGAAAAGCTCTTTAGTTCTCCGCTTTGTTAGAGGGACTTTCAGAGAAACATATATTCCAACAGTTGAAGATACATATAGGCAGGTGATCAGCTGTGATAAGAATATATGTACACTACAAATCACGGACACTACAGGAAGCCATCAGTTTCCTGCAATGCAGAGGTTGTCCATTTCCAAAGGGCATGCATTCATTCTGGTGTACTCTGTGACCAGCAGGCAATCCGTGGAAGAACTGCAACCCATCTATGAGCAGATATGTGAAATCAAAGGAAACATTCAAAATATCCCCATCATGTTAGTGGGTAACAAGAGAGATGAGACTCAGAGAGAAGTGGAGGCCACCGAGGGAGAAGCGCTGGCCTCGAAGTGGATGTGTTCTTTCATGGAGACCTCGGCCAAACTAAACCACAATGTGCAGGAACTTTTCCAAGAGTTGCTTAATTTGGAAAAGCGGAGAGCAGTAAGCCTCCAAGTGGATGGAAAGAAATCCAAACAACAGAAAAAACGAGACAAACTGAAAAGAAAATGTTCCCTGATGTGA